The Bacteroides fragilis NCTC 9343 genome includes the window ATCATCAGGCTGAAATCGGGGGCCGGAGGAAATTCCCGTTCTTCCTTATCATCGGTACATGCCGAGGTAGCCATGACAGAAAATGATAAAAAGAAACAGTATAGAAGTTTATTCATATCAATAATGTTTTATTTGCCTGCAAATGTAGTTAATAACCTGCTCTATCTACCACGATTGTGGTATAAAAATGCCTTCAATGTGCGATTTCTTTCCATACCGGATTCCTCTATCTTTGCCACATATAAAGATTGGACACTGACAATGAACTCTAAATATAGATAGCAAATGGAAACGAAAAAATTACATTTTGAGACTTTACAACTCCATGTTGGACAGGAGACTCCCGACCCGGCAACCGATGCGCGTGCCGTACCTATTTATCAGACAACTTCCTATGTGTTCCGGGATTCGGCCCATGCCGCCGCACGATTTGGATTGCAAGACCCTGGGAATATTTATGGACGACTGACCAATTCCACTCAGGGAGTATTGGAGGAACGCATCGCAGCACTTGAAGGGGGAGTAGGTGGGCTTGCCGTGGCTTCCGGAGCTGCTGCCGTGACCTATGCTATCGAGAATATCACCCGTTCCGGTGATCATATTGTGGCTGCCAAGACCATTTATGGGGGCACATATAACTTGCTGGCGCATACTCTGCCTGCTTATGGAGTAACGACCACTTTTGTAGATCCGTCCGATCTTTTTAATTTCGAACGGGCGATTCGTGAAAATACAAAGGCGATATTCATTGAAACTCTGGGAAACCCCAATTCCAATATTATCGATATGGATGCCGTAGCTGCCATTGCCCATAAATATCGGATTCCGCTGATTGTGGATAATACTTTCGGTACGCCTTACCTTATCCGTCCCATTGAGCACGGGGCAGACATTGTGGTACATTCTGCCACAAAATTCATTGGCGGACACGGCAGTTCGTTGGGAGGAGTTATTGTCGATTCCGGTAAATTTGACTGGGTTGCTTCCGGTAAATTCCCGCAACTGACCGAGCCGGATGCAAGTTATCATGGGGTACGGTTTGTCGATGCTGCCGGGGCTGCTGCCTACATTGTCCGTATACGTGCCGTGTTGCTGCGCGATACGGGTGCTGCCATCAGCCCGTTCAATGCTTTTATCTTGCTGCAAGGGTTGGAGACTTTGTCTTTGCGTGTAGAACGGCATGTGGCCAATGCTTTGAAGGTTATTGATTTTCTGGTGAACCATCCGAAGGTAGCGGCTGTTAATCATCCATCATTGCCCGGTCATCCGGATCATGCCATCTATCAACGTTATTTTCCTGGCGGGGCAGGTTCTATCTTCACTTTCGAGGTAAAGGGAGGAACGGAGGAAGCGCAGAAGTTTATCGATAGTCTGCAGATATTCTCTTTGCTGGCCAATGTGGCCGATGTGAAGTCGCTGGTGATTCATCCGGGCACTACCACACACTCGCAGTTGAATGCGCAGGAGCTGGAGGAACAGGGGATTAAACCCGGAACGGTCAGACTTTCGATAGGTACGGAGCATATTGAGGACATTATTGATGACTTACGTCAGGCATTAGAGAAAATTTAAAAAAATGGATATAGCAGCATTATTATCGGGAGGAGTGGACAGTTCGGTTGTTGTACATCTGCTTTGTGAGCAGGGCTACAAGCCTACACTGTTTTACATCAAAATAGGTATGGATGGGGCGGAATACATGGACTGTTCTGCCGAAGAGGATATAGAACTGTCTACTGCCATAGCCCGACGCTACGGTTTAGCACTGGAGGTTGTCGATTTACATCGGGAATACTGGGATAATGTGGCTGCTTATGCCATAGAAAAGATACGGAAGGGGCAGACTCCGAATCCGGATGTGATGTGTAACAAGCTGATTAAGTTTGGCTGTTTCGAGCAGCAGGTCGGAAAAGATTTCGATCTTACGGCAACCGGACATTATGCTACGACCTTGCAACTAGGCGGGAAAACCTGGCTGGGTACAGCCAAGGACCCGATAAAAGATCAGACTGATTTCCTGGCCCAGATTGACTATTTGCAGGTTTCGAAATTGTTGTTTCCGATAGGTGGGCTGATGAAGCATGAAGTGCGTGAGATAGCGTTGCAGGCCGGATTGCCCAGTGCCCGTCGGAAGGATAGTCAGGGAATTTGCTTTTTGGGCAAGATAAATTATAACGATTTTGTCCGTCGCTTTCTGGGAGAAAAAGAGGGGGCGGTGATCGAATTTGAAACAGGTAAGAAGATTGGTACTCATCGCGGCTATTGGTTTCATACCATTGGCCAGCGAAAAGGATTGGGATTGGGAGGAGGACCCTGGTTCGTTGTGAAGAAGGATATTCAGGATAACATTATTTACGTCTCCCACGGTTATGATGCCGAGCAGCAGTATGGTTATGAATTCAGGATGAAAGACTTCAATTTTATTACAGATAACCCGTGGGAAGGCTCGACAGGCGAGGAGGAAGTAACATTTAAGATCCGGCATACACCTGAGTTTATCAAAGGCCGTTTGCTACATGACGAAGAGGGATACCGGATTATTTCTTCCGAAAAATTACAGGGAATTGCACCGGGACAGTTTGGCGTGATTTATGACGCCGAATCCCGGGTTTGTTTCGGGAGTGGAGAAATAGGATAAGAATATAACGAAAGCTCCTTCAGATGACACCGGTTTGTACAGAGATGCGGCTTAATAATCGGTCGCTGCTCGAGGTCTGTATGAATCGGTGTATTTGGGTTGATTTTCGGTACGCTCTTCTGCTTTAGATATAATATTCCGCCAGATCCACAATGCCTGCCCGCATGGCATATTTGGTAGCCTCGTGCACATTGTTCACTCCCAGTTTGCGGAATATATTTTTTCGGTGACTGTTGATGGTATGAAAACTCAGATGCTTCTCTGCCGCTATTTCTTTGGTCGTTTTGCCGGAAGCTATTTCTTTTAAGATTATTTTTTCCGTCGGTGTGAGCAGACGGTCTTCCTGCGGTACGAAAGTGTGCACGGCTGAAGCAGTGTTTACATTTCCACTTCCCGATAATAACAGATTGCTTA containing:
- a CDS encoding O-acetylhomoserine aminocarboxypropyltransferase/cysteine synthase family protein, with product METKKLHFETLQLHVGQETPDPATDARAVPIYQTTSYVFRDSAHAAARFGLQDPGNIYGRLTNSTQGVLEERIAALEGGVGGLAVASGAAAVTYAIENITRSGDHIVAAKTIYGGTYNLLAHTLPAYGVTTTFVDPSDLFNFERAIRENTKAIFIETLGNPNSNIIDMDAVAAIAHKYRIPLIVDNTFGTPYLIRPIEHGADIVVHSATKFIGGHGSSLGGVIVDSGKFDWVASGKFPQLTEPDASYHGVRFVDAAGAAAYIVRIRAVLLRDTGAAISPFNAFILLQGLETLSLRVERHVANALKVIDFLVNHPKVAAVNHPSLPGHPDHAIYQRYFPGGAGSIFTFEVKGGTEEAQKFIDSLQIFSLLANVADVKSLVIHPGTTTHSQLNAQELEEQGIKPGTVRLSIGTEHIEDIIDDLRQALEKI
- the mnmA gene encoding tRNA 2-thiouridine(34) synthase MnmA → MDIAALLSGGVDSSVVVHLLCEQGYKPTLFYIKIGMDGAEYMDCSAEEDIELSTAIARRYGLALEVVDLHREYWDNVAAYAIEKIRKGQTPNPDVMCNKLIKFGCFEQQVGKDFDLTATGHYATTLQLGGKTWLGTAKDPIKDQTDFLAQIDYLQVSKLLFPIGGLMKHEVREIALQAGLPSARRKDSQGICFLGKINYNDFVRRFLGEKEGAVIEFETGKKIGTHRGYWFHTIGQRKGLGLGGGPWFVVKKDIQDNIIYVSHGYDAEQQYGYEFRMKDFNFITDNPWEGSTGEEEVTFKIRHTPEFIKGRLLHDEEGYRIISSEKLQGIAPGQFGVIYDAESRVCFGSGEIG